ACATTAGAGGAAACAATGGGGGTGGAAAGGCAACCTGCGGAAggagagaaaatttttgcaaagcaCATATCTTCTAAGGAGGTaaggtataaaatatataaataacacctAGAacacaataacatcaaaaaacaagTAACACAATGTATGGGCTGAAGATTTAATAGACATTAATTCAAATaagacatacaaataaacaacagaaatgtgagAGATGCTCAAAATAAGTAATTATTATGGAAATAAACAACACGaccacaatgatgtatcacctcataCTGATTAGGATGaccactacatatatatatacattcacatTGTATATAGCCaatgttgacaaggatatggagaaattggaaaccttaTGCATTGTTCAAGGAAATATAAAAGAGTATAACCAGCATAAAAAATAATATGGagctttctcaaaaaattaaagatagaattatATGATCCAGCCCTCCCACATCTGGGTATGTATATAAAGGACTTCAAAGGAGCATCTGTTAGAGATATTTTCACACTTAGTTACTTTGTAGCATTACTCACAAAATAAGTAATAGATGGAACCAGTCCAATATTCATGAATACATGAACAGTTAAGAAATGCAGCATAGCTCTTTTCTCTTGTCCGCCATCCTATGTGCGCTTGGATTTGCTCCTCGCCATGTCTTCTCACAAGACCTTCAGGATCAAGCGATTCCTggccaagaaacaaaagcagaatcgTCCCATTCCCCAATGGATTCGAATGAAAACTGGTAATAAAATCAGGTACAACTCTAAGAGAAGACATTGGAGAAGAACCAAGCTGGGTCTATAATGAGCCTCACATATGAAGTGGCACACATTATCGGAACATCACTAGTGTCTGTAACAGCTGCCTGTGTTTGatgctctctcctcttttcttgatCTTTCCTCACCACTGCTCACTGTGTAGCTCAGTAATAATAAACATGTGAACCttgtgttggaaaaaaaaaaaaagaaatgtagcatatacatacaatggatcATTATTCAGCTTTGAAAAAGTGATGGATCTTGTCACATGATACAACGTGAATACATCTGGAAGACTTTATGTT
This DNA window, taken from Physeter macrocephalus isolate SW-GA chromosome 1, ASM283717v5, whole genome shotgun sequence, encodes the following:
- the LOC102989027 gene encoding 60S ribosomal protein L39, which translates into the protein MSSHKTFRIKRFLAKKQKQNRPIPQWIRMKTGNKIRYNSKRRHWRRTKLGL